The following are encoded together in the Candidatus Hydrogenedentota bacterium genome:
- the yajC gene encoding preprotein translocase subunit YajC, producing MMQAQLLAANGSEGGAESTSPGNPLTGMLPMIVAFFAIMYFLMIRPQQKRERERKNMLSALGKGDNVVTTGGVCGTVVGLTEDRVVLRVDDNVTMEFVRGAIAQVLQKENKS from the coding sequence ATGATGCAGGCGCAGCTATTGGCTGCGAATGGAAGTGAAGGCGGAGCAGAAAGTACTTCACCGGGCAACCCGCTTACCGGAATGTTGCCGATGATCGTCGCTTTTTTTGCGATCATGTATTTTCTCATGATTCGGCCCCAGCAAAAGCGTGAACGGGAACGGAAAAACATGTTGTCTGCCTTGGGCAAAGGCGACAATGTCGTAACGACCGGTGGCGTTTGCGGTACTGTTGTTGGTCTTACCGAAGATCGCGTCGTTTTGCGCGTAGATGACAATGTAACCATGGAATTTGTACGCGGCGCTATTGCACAAGTACTTCAAAAAGAAAACAAATCCTGA